A single genomic interval of halophilic archaeon DL31 harbors:
- a CDS encoding putative restriction/modification enzyme (KEGG: hje:HacjB3_19288 putative restriction/modification enzyme), translating into MSQATLGSTPYRNSDLFSGYYLEERVDDLDAWDCDEEAAAVFEELRELWEGEGSLVASYNEDTLLGAWIDPVLDALGYDTIQETSLPDTGGYIDRVLYSDAAERRDAMMMKQDGHLNGTFGKASALLEAKQWDADFSARFSEQRAYRDASHQVKYYLEHTPDSLQWGILTNGRKWRLYGTKNYATETYYEVDLPAILESGDLERFKYFYLFFRPEAFREVSGSSFLETVWSESERAAQELGEDLQDNVFTALRVLGEGFVETNDLDIGEGDGQISTAELKEQSLVLLYRLMFVLYAESRHLIDPDNQANREEYRENFSLDEQRLEIHEQIEDGEQFTDYSEHSRKIWARLQDLFRLVDSGEDSLDISAYNGGLFDREEHAFLSKHVVSDRYIAEVIYRLGTTETTDGSFALADYADLDTRHLGTIYEGLLEHEFRIASEDYAAVAEDGGQVWKPATEVSVADAIETVAVGELYVVNDDGERKATGAYYTPDYVVSYIVEETVDPLLDDIEADLAEQGLERGTQAYVVAFWEGVTDLRVLDPAMGSGHFLTSATEYLGGAVMERVRELETATLFDEQQIRREISRECIYGVDLNGMAVELAKLSMWLETLATDQPLAFLDHHLKAGNSLVGSDISEVLANDDTEVGDGQLTFADVFAQTRQRALEHVMELVEDLLDIDNETIEDAKAMEELYEEIRSDDLYERLFGMANVHTAERFGLDVPGDAYERMARAVDDDGAWAEIEGIDWYTTAQVMAADEQFFHWELEFPEVFFSRDGEREEGGGFDAVVGNPPYVRIYGDSLADDFVDYLREVYPTAHMKFDLYVVFSELGIDLTRDQGTFSYIIPDKFTSTPYGEPFREKILSETNILSILDLRDRSVFEDATVSNVIPILQKDVRGSDRLEIRKWRGAGYESKAELDIAAVVTEDDSTFRLSRTVDDLRLTQKVRNDSIRFDKIFYTNWGLRTGTKEKTEKFVVDEPIDERAHPMLRGQDILGPYRLEEPSEYIIYEKSELYNPMFEELFESDKIIFRKISGSGLMAVADEEENYCFSTLIPCVNIQDVQGVDRSGIPEETQESKKYQNLYYALAVVNSSLLEWFYSVNLSDDLSVVPGHINELPIASLSKISNPDDQRAPDHGQEDARKTIEGKKSMDAFFSDHLEAISQRGKVAHDLLAHLGQEQMKQNDDQLSLNLSLPDHLGAYDDSQTLSDIGFTQPPENAADSILQQTTEEKPNLRVGDAEIVRESPTTVEIRLSARYKPEDEDAYETDQWGYTETDPLPALRITDLTETEADLIEAFVPVAVDEAGGFADFRETATKTNSLVDRLRGLTLPRVADVAEGLASYIETKERADELDEKIQRTDDLIDEIVYELYGLTDEEIEIVEESVGT; encoded by the coding sequence ATGAGCCAAGCGACTCTCGGCTCGACGCCCTACCGCAACTCGGATCTCTTCTCCGGCTACTACCTCGAGGAGCGTGTCGATGATCTCGACGCGTGGGACTGTGACGAGGAGGCAGCGGCCGTCTTCGAGGAGTTACGAGAACTCTGGGAGGGGGAAGGGAGCCTCGTCGCCAGCTATAACGAGGACACCCTACTGGGAGCGTGGATAGACCCGGTACTCGACGCGCTCGGGTACGATACGATTCAGGAGACGTCGCTTCCCGACACCGGCGGCTACATCGACCGGGTTCTGTACTCCGACGCAGCGGAGCGACGGGACGCGATGATGATGAAGCAAGACGGCCACCTGAACGGTACCTTCGGCAAGGCCAGCGCGCTTCTGGAGGCCAAGCAGTGGGATGCCGACTTCTCAGCGCGGTTCAGCGAACAGCGGGCGTACCGTGACGCCTCTCACCAGGTGAAGTACTATCTGGAACATACCCCCGACTCGCTCCAGTGGGGAATTCTGACCAACGGCCGAAAGTGGCGGCTGTACGGCACCAAGAACTACGCAACGGAGACTTACTACGAGGTCGACCTACCGGCGATTTTGGAGTCGGGCGACCTGGAGCGGTTCAAATACTTCTACCTCTTCTTCCGCCCAGAGGCGTTTCGGGAGGTCAGCGGCAGCAGCTTTCTGGAGACGGTCTGGTCGGAGAGTGAGCGCGCGGCGCAGGAACTGGGCGAGGACCTGCAGGATAACGTCTTCACCGCCCTCCGGGTGCTGGGCGAGGGGTTCGTGGAGACGAATGACCTCGACATCGGCGAGGGTGACGGGCAGATTTCGACAGCGGAACTGAAAGAGCAGTCGCTGGTGCTGCTCTACCGACTGATGTTCGTGCTCTACGCTGAGTCACGGCACCTCATCGACCCCGATAACCAGGCGAACCGCGAGGAGTATCGCGAGAACTTCAGCCTCGACGAACAGCGGCTGGAAATCCACGAGCAAATCGAAGACGGGGAGCAGTTCACGGACTACAGTGAGCACTCGCGGAAGATCTGGGCGCGGCTGCAGGACCTGTTCCGGCTGGTCGACAGCGGCGAGGACTCCTTGGATATCTCGGCGTACAACGGCGGGCTGTTCGACCGTGAGGAGCACGCGTTCCTCAGCAAGCACGTGGTCTCGGACCGCTACATCGCGGAAGTCATCTACCGCCTCGGAACGACCGAAACCACCGACGGCTCATTCGCGCTGGCGGACTACGCCGACCTCGATACCCGGCACCTCGGCACCATCTACGAGGGACTGCTCGAACACGAGTTCCGTATCGCCTCGGAGGACTACGCCGCCGTTGCCGAGGACGGCGGGCAGGTCTGGAAGCCGGCGACGGAGGTCAGCGTCGCCGACGCCATCGAGACGGTGGCGGTGGGAGAGCTGTACGTTGTCAACGACGATGGCGAGCGCAAAGCCACGGGGGCGTACTACACGCCGGATTACGTGGTGAGTTACATCGTCGAGGAAACCGTCGACCCCCTGCTCGACGATATCGAGGCGGACCTCGCCGAACAGGGGCTGGAGCGCGGAACGCAGGCGTACGTCGTCGCCTTCTGGGAGGGCGTCACAGACCTCCGTGTGCTGGACCCCGCGATGGGCAGCGGCCACTTCCTCACCAGCGCGACGGAGTACCTCGGCGGCGCGGTGATGGAGCGCGTTCGCGAACTGGAGACCGCGACGCTGTTCGACGAACAGCAGATTCGCCGCGAGATTTCGCGGGAGTGCATCTACGGCGTCGATCTGAACGGCATGGCGGTCGAACTGGCGAAGCTCTCCATGTGGTTGGAAACACTCGCTACCGACCAGCCGCTCGCCTTCTTAGACCACCACCTCAAGGCCGGAAACTCCCTCGTCGGCAGCGATATCTCGGAGGTGCTGGCCAACGACGACACCGAAGTCGGCGACGGGCAGCTCACGTTCGCGGACGTATTCGCCCAGACACGCCAGCGCGCGCTGGAGCACGTGATGGAGCTCGTGGAGGACCTGCTGGACATCGACAACGAGACCATCGAGGACGCGAAGGCGATGGAGGAACTGTACGAGGAGATCCGCTCGGACGACCTCTACGAACGCCTGTTCGGGATGGCGAACGTCCACACTGCCGAGCGATTCGGCCTTGATGTGCCCGGCGACGCCTACGAGCGGATGGCCCGTGCTGTCGACGACGACGGCGCGTGGGCGGAGATTGAGGGGATTGATTGGTACACCACGGCGCAGGTGATGGCGGCGGACGAGCAGTTCTTCCACTGGGAATTGGAGTTCCCCGAGGTGTTCTTCTCACGTGATGGAGAGCGCGAGGAGGGTGGTGGGTTCGATGCGGTGGTTGGGAATCCGCCGTACGTGAGGATATATGGGGATTCACTAGCAGATGATTTCGTCGACTACCTGCGAGAGGTGTATCCAACAGCGCACATGAAGTTCGATCTGTATGTCGTGTTCTCGGAACTTGGCATAGATCTCACTCGAGATCAAGGCACTTTTTCTTACATAATACCTGACAAATTCACGTCGACCCCCTATGGGGAACCTTTCCGAGAGAAAATCCTGTCTGAAACGAATATTCTCTCGATTTTGGATCTCAGAGATAGAAGCGTATTTGAAGACGCAACCGTCTCCAATGTCATACCTATCCTGCAAAAAGATGTCCGGGGTTCGGACAGACTCGAGATTAGGAAGTGGAGGGGGGCGGGTTACGAGAGCAAGGCAGAGTTGGATATTGCTGCAGTGGTGACTGAGGACGATTCCACCTTCCGGCTTTCTCGGACAGTTGATGATCTCCGATTGACCCAGAAAGTACGAAATGATTCTATACGATTTGACAAGATATTCTACACTAACTGGGGGCTTCGGACGGGTACGAAAGAAAAAACTGAGAAGTTCGTGGTTGATGAGCCCATAGACGAGCGGGCTCACCCGATGCTACGAGGTCAAGATATTCTGGGCCCCTATCGCTTAGAAGAGCCTTCTGAGTACATCATCTATGAGAAATCTGAACTCTATAACCCGATGTTCGAAGAGCTATTTGAAAGTGATAAGATAATTTTCCGGAAAATCAGCGGAAGCGGTCTGATGGCTGTTGCTGATGAAGAGGAGAACTACTGCTTTTCCACCCTGATTCCATGTGTGAATATTCAGGATGTACAGGGAGTAGACCGGAGCGGAATTCCCGAAGAAACACAGGAGTCTAAAAAGTATCAAAACCTGTATTACGCTCTTGCAGTAGTCAATTCCTCGTTATTGGAGTGGTTCTACTCGGTGAACCTCTCTGATGACCTCAGTGTTGTACCAGGCCACATCAATGAACTGCCAATAGCTTCTCTATCCAAAATTTCGAATCCGGACGATCAGAGGGCGCCAGATCATGGCCAAGAGGACGCTAGAAAAACCATAGAAGGGAAAAAATCCATGGATGCGTTCTTCAGCGATCACTTGGAAGCCATTTCGCAGCGTGGCAAGGTGGCTCACGATCTGCTTGCCCACCTCGGACAAGAGCAGATGAAACAGAATGATGACCAACTTTCCCTCAACCTCTCCCTCCCCGACCACCTCGGTGCCTACGACGACAGCCAGACCCTCTCTGACATCGGCTTCACCCAACCACCCGAGAACGCCGCCGACTCCATCCTCCAGCAAACTACAGAGGAGAAACCAAACCTCCGCGTTGGCGACGCCGAGATTGTCCGGGAGTCACCGACGACCGTCGAAATCCGGCTCAGTGCGCGGTACAAACCAGAGGACGAGGACGCTTATGAAACCGACCAGTGGGGGTACACGGAGACAGACCCGCTGCCGGCGCTGCGCATCACTGACCTCACCGAGACCGAGGCCGACCTGATCGAGGCGTTCGTCCCTGTCGCCGTCGACGAGGCGGGCGGCTTCGCAGACTTCCGCGAGACGGCGACCAAAACCAACTCGCTGGTGGACCGCCTGCGCGGGCTGACGCTGCCGCGCGTCGCCGACGTGGCCGAGGGGCTGGCGAGCTACATCGAGACCAAGGAGCGTGCCGACGAACTGGACGAGAAGATCCAGCGCACTGACGACCTCATCGACGAGATCGTCTACGAACTTTACGGGTTGACTGACGAAGAAATCGAGATTGTCGAGGAGAGCGTGGGGACGTAG
- a CDS encoding Geranylgeranylglyceryl phosphate synthase (PFAM: Geranylgeranylglyceryl phosphate synthase-like~TIGRFAM: Geranylgeranylglyceryl phosphate synthase-like~HAMAP: Geranylgeranylglyceryl phosphate synthase~KEGG: hbo:Hbor_25380 geranylgeranylglyceryl diphosphate synthase): protein MTGPWTEWDHVLKVDPDKELYADETFEDVAATGTDALEIGGTMDMTSQKMADVVSACAAHDIPIYQEPSNPGVVIEHDALSGYLVPTVLNAGDPFWITGAHKEWARIDEDLDWERTHTEAYIVLNPEASVAEYTDADCDLNADDVAAYAEVAERMFGQDIVYVEYSGTYGDPETVAAASDELEDSTLFYGGGVRDYESATEMGSHADVVVVGDLLHDEGCAVVRETVEGAKDAN from the coding sequence ATGACCGGTCCGTGGACGGAGTGGGACCACGTGCTGAAGGTGGACCCCGACAAGGAGCTATACGCCGACGAGACGTTCGAGGACGTGGCCGCGACGGGCACGGACGCACTGGAGATCGGCGGGACGATGGACATGACCAGCCAGAAGATGGCGGACGTGGTGAGCGCCTGTGCCGCCCACGATATCCCCATCTATCAAGAGCCCTCGAACCCCGGCGTCGTCATCGAACACGACGCGCTCTCGGGCTATCTCGTCCCCACCGTGCTCAACGCGGGCGACCCGTTCTGGATCACCGGCGCCCACAAGGAGTGGGCCCGAATCGACGAGGACCTCGACTGGGAGCGCACGCACACCGAGGCGTACATCGTGCTCAACCCCGAGGCCTCCGTCGCCGAGTACACCGACGCCGACTGCGACCTGAACGCCGACGACGTGGCGGCCTACGCCGAGGTCGCCGAGCGCATGTTCGGGCAGGACATCGTCTACGTCGAGTACTCCGGCACCTACGGCGACCCCGAGACGGTCGCCGCCGCGAGCGACGAACTCGAGGACTCGACTCTGTTCTACGGCGGCGGCGTCCGCGACTACGAGAGCGCCACGGAGATGGGCAGCCACGCCGACGTGGTGGTCGTCGGCGACCTGCTCCACGACGAGGGCTGTGCGGTCGTTCGGGAGACCGTCGAGGGTGCGAAAGACGCCAACTGA
- a CDS encoding protein of unknown function DUF21 (KEGG: hwa:HQ3705A CBS domain-containing protein~PFAM: Protein of unknown function DUF21; Cystathionine beta-synthase, core; Transporter-associated region~SMART: Cystathionine beta-synthase, core) — protein MGLLPAVATALSRVVMQSPAIGQLSRQTQTIGGAAIIVILILLSGFFSSSEIAMFSLASHRVEALVEDNVPSADVVKELKDNPHRLLVTILVGNNIVNIAMSSIATAMAGFYFTDSPGTAVAVSTLGITTLVLLFGESAPKSYAVENTESWALRIARPLKYSEYALFPLIYVFDRLTRLINSFTGGGSAIEDTYVTRDEIQSMIQTGEREGVIDEEEREMLQRIFRFNQTIAKEVMTPRLDMTAVPKDATIEEAIEECVQADHERVPVYEGNLDNIIGVVNIRDLVRAAHYGEGEPTLEEVVQPTLHVPESKNVDELLEEIQENRLQMVIVIDEFGTTEGLITLEDMVEEIVGDILEGDEEEAIEFIDDDTALIHGEVNIDEVNEALGLNLPEGEEFETLAGFIFNRAGRLVEEGEELEYHGVHIRVEEVDTTRIKRARVTITDEYYEGEEEPVEGEELEEEAE, from the coding sequence ATGGGCTTGCTTCCAGCGGTCGCCACCGCCCTTAGTAGGGTGGTTATGCAGTCGCCAGCTATCGGTCAACTGTCTCGGCAGACACAGACGATTGGTGGCGCCGCCATCATCGTCATTCTCATCTTGCTCTCGGGTTTTTTCTCATCCTCCGAGATTGCGATGTTCTCCCTCGCTAGCCACCGGGTCGAGGCGCTCGTTGAGGACAACGTCCCCTCTGCGGATGTCGTGAAGGAGCTCAAGGACAACCCCCACCGGCTGCTGGTCACGATTCTAGTCGGCAACAACATCGTCAACATCGCGATGTCCTCTATCGCGACGGCCATGGCCGGTTTCTACTTCACCGACTCACCCGGCACCGCCGTCGCCGTGAGTACCCTCGGCATCACCACCCTCGTCCTGCTGTTCGGCGAGAGCGCGCCAAAATCATACGCTGTCGAGAACACCGAGAGCTGGGCACTGCGCATCGCCCGCCCGCTGAAGTACAGCGAGTACGCTCTCTTCCCGCTCATCTACGTGTTCGACCGGCTCACCCGACTCATCAACAGCTTCACCGGCGGCGGCTCGGCCATCGAGGACACCTACGTCACCCGTGACGAGATCCAGAGCATGATTCAGACCGGGGAGCGTGAGGGTGTCATCGACGAGGAGGAGCGCGAGATGCTCCAGCGCATCTTCCGGTTCAATCAGACGATTGCGAAGGAAGTGATGACTCCTCGGCTGGACATGACTGCCGTTCCGAAAGACGCCACCATCGAGGAGGCGATCGAGGAGTGTGTCCAAGCCGACCACGAGCGCGTTCCAGTTTACGAGGGGAACCTCGACAACATCATCGGCGTCGTCAATATCCGCGACCTCGTGCGGGCGGCCCACTACGGCGAGGGCGAGCCCACACTGGAGGAAGTGGTCCAGCCCACACTCCACGTCCCCGAATCCAAGAACGTCGACGAACTGCTCGAAGAGATCCAGGAGAACCGCCTCCAGATGGTTATCGTCATCGACGAGTTCGGCACCACAGAGGGGCTCATCACGCTCGAGGATATGGTCGAGGAGATCGTCGGCGACATCCTCGAGGGCGACGAAGAGGAGGCCATCGAATTCATCGATGACGATACCGCGCTGATTCACGGCGAGGTCAACATCGACGAAGTGAACGAGGCGCTCGGCCTCAACCTTCCCGAAGGCGAGGAGTTCGAGACGCTCGCGGGGTTCATCTTCAACCGCGCCGGCCGGCTGGTCGAGGAGGGCGAGGAACTGGAGTACCACGGCGTGCACATCCGTGTCGAGGAGGTCGACACCACGCGCATCAAGCGCGCCCGCGTCACCATCACCGACGAGTACTACGAGGGCGAAGAGGAGCCCGTCGAGGGCGAGGAACTCGAAGAAGAAGCCGAGTAG
- a CDS encoding glutaredoxin (PFAM: Glutaredoxin~KEGG: hma:rrnAC2599 glutathione S-transferase), which yields MSEESAITLYRLQACPFCERVVRKLDEYGLDYQSRFVEPMHSDRNVVKRISGKRSVPAIVDEDTGLTMSESGNIVEYLEKTYGGNA from the coding sequence ATGTCCGAGGAATCAGCCATCACGCTGTACCGGCTGCAGGCTTGCCCGTTCTGTGAGCGGGTGGTCCGCAAACTGGACGAGTACGGCCTCGACTACCAATCCCGGTTCGTCGAGCCGATGCACTCCGACCGCAACGTGGTCAAGCGCATCAGTGGGAAACGCAGCGTCCCGGCCATCGTCGACGAAGACACCGGCCTCACCATGTCCGAATCGGGCAACATCGTCGAGTATTTGGAGAAGACCTACGGGGGTAATGCCTGA
- a CDS encoding hypothetical protein (KEGG: hbo:Hbor_29360 hypothetical protein), protein MPDSDLVAASALGRAVYCPRQLYYARTHGDVSPPAEVLDRRKIAFRYAELQDADDETLQSLPLAVEPAAFRENLAGLDQRSDWESLVDPADRDRTLTGKDVHGVTHKLLEESDGPPTPVLVSGGVPPPEGVWEPQAIRAVALAKALAWERGREVPRALVEYPAVGRVRSVRLTTRRAARYREALRTVRTLDGPPPRLNDDAKCGACDYQEQCGVKSRSLRSLFGR, encoded by the coding sequence ATGCCCGACTCGGACCTCGTCGCCGCCAGCGCGCTCGGCCGTGCGGTCTACTGCCCGCGTCAGCTCTACTACGCTCGGACCCACGGAGACGTTTCCCCGCCCGCAGAAGTGCTCGACCGCCGGAAAATCGCCTTTCGGTACGCTGAACTCCAGGATGCCGACGACGAGACGCTCCAGTCACTCCCGCTCGCCGTCGAGCCCGCGGCGTTCCGTGAGAATCTCGCTGGCCTCGACCAGCGGTCGGACTGGGAATCGCTTGTCGACCCTGCCGACCGCGACCGGACGCTCACTGGCAAGGACGTTCACGGCGTCACACACAAACTGCTCGAGGAGAGCGACGGCCCGCCGACGCCGGTGCTCGTCTCCGGCGGCGTTCCACCACCGGAGGGGGTCTGGGAACCACAGGCGATCCGTGCCGTCGCGCTCGCGAAGGCCCTCGCGTGGGAGCGCGGCCGCGAGGTGCCGCGTGCGCTGGTGGAGTATCCCGCGGTGGGCCGAGTGCGGAGCGTCAGGCTGACGACCCGACGAGCGGCCCGCTATCGGGAGGCGCTCCGGACCGTCCGCACGCTCGACGGGCCGCCACCACGGTTGAACGACGACGCCAAATGCGGCGCCTGCGACTATCAGGAACAGTGTGGGGTGAAGAGCCGCTCGCTTCGGTCGCTGTTCGGGCGCTGA
- a CDS encoding aspartyl-tRNA synthetase (TIGRFAM: Aspartyl-tRNA synthetase, class IIb, archea/euk type~KEGG: hbo:Hbor_25400 aspartyl-tRNA synthetase~PFAM: Aminoacyl-tRNA synthetase, class II (D/K/N); Nucleic acid binding, OB-fold, tRNA/helicase-type) translates to MQDRTYAADVDAGETATVAGWVHEIRDLGGIAFLILRDTSGKLQIKLEKDEMDEELVETGLGVHRESVISVSGDVKEEPRAPTGFELVPESIDVISAADPELPLDPSGKVDAELPTRLDNRTLDLRKPEVKAIFEIRAEVLRAVREQFRDLDCTEINTPKIVATGTEGGTELFPITYFGREAFMNQSPQLFKQLMAGSGLEKVFEIGPIFRAEEHNTPRHLNEATSIDFESAFADHHDAMDAAEEIVRAAYGAVAENCEEQLDLLGFDVEDFGVPEGEFPRLTYEEAIERVNATGKLDEQLVFGDDLSTEAERALGEDVGTFYFITSWPSHVKPFYIMDQDDDDSLSTGFDMMHPRMELVSGGQREHRYEELVAGFEQQGLDPEQFDYYTKMFKYGMPPHAGWGMGAERLVMTMLDLDNIRETVLFPRDRQRLSP, encoded by the coding sequence ATGCAGGACCGAACCTACGCGGCCGATGTGGACGCCGGCGAAACGGCCACCGTGGCCGGCTGGGTCCACGAGATCCGCGACCTCGGCGGCATCGCCTTCCTCATCCTCCGGGACACCTCCGGCAAACTCCAGATCAAACTGGAGAAAGACGAGATGGACGAGGAGCTGGTCGAGACCGGCCTCGGCGTCCACCGCGAATCCGTCATCAGCGTCAGCGGCGACGTGAAGGAGGAGCCACGCGCACCGACCGGCTTCGAACTCGTCCCCGAGTCTATCGACGTTATCTCGGCCGCAGACCCCGAACTGCCGCTCGACCCCTCCGGGAAGGTCGACGCTGAGCTCCCGACCCGACTGGACAACCGCACACTCGACCTCCGCAAGCCCGAGGTCAAGGCCATCTTCGAGATTCGCGCGGAAGTGCTGCGCGCGGTCCGCGAACAGTTCCGCGACCTCGACTGCACGGAGATCAACACGCCGAAAATCGTCGCCACCGGGACCGAGGGCGGCACGGAGCTGTTCCCCATCACGTACTTCGGTCGCGAGGCATTCATGAACCAGAGCCCGCAGCTGTTCAAGCAGCTGATGGCCGGCTCCGGCCTTGAGAAGGTGTTCGAAATCGGCCCCATCTTCCGGGCGGAGGAGCACAACACGCCGCGGCACCTGAACGAGGCGACCTCCATCGACTTCGAGTCGGCGTTCGCCGACCACCACGACGCGATGGACGCCGCCGAAGAGATCGTCCGAGCGGCCTACGGCGCCGTCGCGGAGAACTGCGAGGAACAGCTCGACCTGCTGGGCTTCGACGTGGAGGATTTCGGCGTCCCCGAGGGCGAGTTCCCGCGCCTGACCTACGAGGAGGCCATCGAGCGCGTCAACGCGACGGGCAAGCTCGACGAGCAGCTCGTGTTCGGTGACGACCTCTCGACGGAGGCAGAGCGTGCACTCGGCGAGGACGTCGGGACGTTCTACTTCATCACCAGCTGGCCCAGCCACGTCAAGCCGTTCTACATCATGGACCAGGACGACGACGACAGCCTCTCGACGGGGTTCGACATGATGCACCCGCGGATGGAGCTGGTCTCTGGCGGCCAGCGTGAGCACCGCTACGAGGAACTGGTCGCCGGCTTCGAGCAGCAGGGCCTCGACCCGGAGCAGTTCGACTACTACACGAAGATGTTCAAGTACGGCATGCCGCCCCACGCCGGGTGGGGAATGGGCGCCGAGCGCCTCGTGATGACGATGCTCGACCTCGACAACATCCGGGAGACCGTACTCTTCCCACGAGATCGCCAACGTCTGAGCCCATAG
- a CDS encoding Sua5/YciO/YrdC/YwlC family protein (KEGG: hvo:HVO_0253 SUA5/YciO/YrdC/YwlC family protein~TIGRFAM: Sua5/YciO/YrdC/YwlC~PFAM: Sua5/YciO/YrdC, N-terminal), translating to MRDDIVQASSHLALGALVVYPTDTVYGLGADAIAGDSVERVFKLKGRSRDEPLSMAVPDVEAALEHTRPTDRAEAFMREFLPGPVTVVVEREHHVPDALTAGRDRVGVRIPDHEVALELLEEFAPVTATSANRTGHASVSHPDDLEPEIREGVGAVVDAGETPGGESTVVDPEKGVIHRRGPQADDIDAWLADH from the coding sequence ATGCGTGACGACATCGTTCAGGCGTCGAGCCACCTGGCGCTCGGCGCGCTCGTGGTCTACCCGACGGACACCGTCTACGGCCTCGGCGCCGACGCCATCGCCGGCGATTCCGTCGAGCGCGTGTTCAAACTGAAAGGCCGTTCCCGGGACGAACCGCTCTCGATGGCCGTCCCCGACGTGGAGGCGGCACTCGAACATACCCGCCCAACCGACCGCGCGGAGGCGTTCATGCGTGAGTTCCTCCCCGGCCCTGTCACGGTCGTCGTCGAGCGCGAGCACCACGTCCCCGACGCGCTGACCGCTGGCCGCGACCGGGTGGGCGTTCGCATCCCTGACCACGAGGTCGCCCTGGAACTGCTCGAGGAGTTCGCGCCCGTCACTGCCACCAGCGCGAACCGCACCGGGCACGCGAGCGTCAGCCACCCTGACGACCTCGAGCCCGAAATCCGTGAGGGCGTCGGCGCTGTCGTCGACGCAGGGGAGACACCCGGCGGCGAGAGCACCGTCGTCGATCCCGAGAAGGGGGTCATCCACCGCCGCGGCCCGCAAGCCGACGACATCGACGCGTGGCTGGCCGACCACTGA
- a CDS encoding alkyl hydroperoxide reductase/ Thiol specific antioxidant/ Mal allergen (PFAM: Alkyl hydroperoxide reductase/ Thiol specific antioxidant/ Mal allergen~KEGG: hje:HacjB3_04100 alkyl hydroperoxide reductase/thiol specific antioxidant/Mal allergen), with translation MDLSFEVVDLPDADPLAEGDTAPDFTRPLVNGEYWEDRSFSSLTDDGKVLLVAFPMDGAFPATYIWNEIRDRGWGGDDLTVAGVSISSPYEHESFIEEREMEYDLFSDPDAGVAEAYGIENELDGMTGVTEHRPAVFLVDEDRTVEYAWAATEWPDFPEYDEIEAALE, from the coding sequence ATGGATCTCTCCTTCGAGGTCGTCGACCTGCCGGACGCGGATCCGCTCGCCGAGGGCGACACCGCGCCGGATTTCACCCGCCCACTGGTCAACGGGGAGTACTGGGAGGACCGGTCGTTCAGCTCACTGACCGACGACGGGAAGGTGCTCCTGGTCGCGTTCCCGATGGACGGCGCGTTCCCCGCGACCTACATCTGGAACGAAATCCGGGATCGCGGGTGGGGTGGTGATGACCTCACCGTCGCCGGCGTCTCCATCTCCTCGCCCTACGAGCACGAGTCGTTCATCGAGGAGCGAGAGATGGAGTACGACCTGTTTTCGGACCCCGACGCCGGCGTCGCCGAGGCCTACGGCATCGAGAACGAACTCGACGGGATGACCGGCGTGACCGAGCACCGACCCGCAGTGTTCCTCGTCGACGAAGACCGGACCGTCGAGTACGCTTGGGCTGCCACGGAGTGGCCAGACTTCCCGGAGTACGACGAAATCGAAGCGGCGCTGGAGTAG